From a single Lolium rigidum isolate FL_2022 chromosome 7, APGP_CSIRO_Lrig_0.1, whole genome shotgun sequence genomic region:
- the LOC124675348 gene encoding uncharacterized protein LOC124675348 yields MEQKLMLFTQEHKLHLLKVIRVLLTTYNSSALPLRFTRPARMSSCVRWRSWYFCEISTTSKKLVYMPAVDDCLLMLSNEAVQLDGDHHRSSHLPSWQCPSKGCFQDAEKLFRICNSDMIGHLQ; encoded by the exons ATGGAGCAAAAGTTGATGTTATTTACACAAGAGCACAAACTGCATCTTTTGAAAGTTATACGTGTTCTTCTGACCACATATAATTCATCGGCATTGCCTTTGAG GTTCACAAGACCAGCAAGAATGTCATCGTGTGTAAG ATGGAGATCTTGGTATTTCTGTGAAATTTCCACTACTTCCAAGAAGCTGGTGTACATGCCTGCCGTGGATGATTGTCTTTTGATGCTTAGCAATGAAGCTGTCCAATTAGATGGTGATCATCACAGGTCATCCCATCTGCCTAGCTGGCAGTGCCCATCAAAGGGTTGCTTTCAAGATGCGGAAAAATTGTTCAGGATATGTAATTCTGATATGATTGGACATTTGCAGTAG
- the LOC124673367 gene encoding U-box domain-containing protein 70-like, with translation MHSCRNVSQQAAKLMEEMEKVQRKLKDLQDEGHNYEESILSPRKKNVFLKEMTLSKKRCPELQIREHIVQFSELQIGRATNNFSSQNFIGEGGYGPVYKGKLGGVPVAIKLLRPRGSQGFPEFQQEVLVLSRIEHPHIVRLIGVCKESCTLVYEHLPNGTLKDGLSNGLPWRDRIRILAEQRSALAHLHSSRPRAIIHADMKLANILLDARNVSRLGDFGTARVVHMKPLDEDTVCRRTNPMGTIGYMDPVFFMTGELTTESDVYAFGVVILQVLTGLLDLNIAEQVREAMKMDAVHSLLDTSAGSWPELQVERLLRLALRCCHMERKRRPTITSDADWRSLEILRTMSTGSKSRRWSLGS, from the exons ATGCACAGTTGCAGAAATGTTAGTCAACAAGCTGCAAAATTGATG GAAGAAATGGAGAAAGTCCAAAGGAAATTGAAAGACCTGCAAGATGAGGGCCATAATTATGAAGAGAGCATCTTGTCACCTAGAAAAAAGAATGTTTTTCTGAAGGAGATGACCTTATCAAAGAAGAGATGCCCAGAGCTGCAAATCAGAGAACACATTGTGCAGTTCTCCGAGTTGCAAATTGGGAGAGCGaccaataacttctcctcacaaaATTTCATAGGTGAAGGAGGGTATGGCCCAGTGTACAAAGGAAAACTAGGTGGCGTGCCAGTGGCTATCAAGTTGTTGAGACCCCGTGGAAGTCAAGGTTTCCCAGAGTTTCAACAGGAG GTTCTAGTGCTGAGCAGAATTGAGCACCCACACATCGTGAGGCTAATCGGCGTGTGCAAGGAGTCATGCACCCTCGTTTATGAGCACCTCCCCAACGGCACGCTCAAGGATGGGCTCTCCAATGGGCTCCCATGGAGAGACCGCATCAGGATCCTCGCCGAGCAGCGTTCCGCGCTGGCACACCTGCACTCCAGCCGCCCCCGCGCCATTATCCACGCGGACATGAAGCTGGCGAACATCCTCCTTGACGCCAGGAATGTCAGCCGGCTAGGGGACTTCGGGACGGCACGCGTCGTGCACATGAAGCCGCTGGACGAGGATACAGTCTGCCGGCGGACGAACCCGATGGGCACGATAGGGTACATGGACCCAGTCTTCTTCATGACGGGCGAGCTCACCACGGAGTCGGACGTGTACGCGTTCGGCGTGGTGATCCTGCAGGTGCTCACGGGGCTGCTCGACCTCAACATCGCCGAGCAGGTGCGGGAGGCGATGAAGATGGATGCTGTGCACAGCCTGCTGGACACGTCCGCTGGGAGCTGGCCGGAGCTGCAGGTGGAGCGGCTCCTGCGGCTAGCACTGAGGTGCTGCCACATGGAGCGGAAGCGGCGGCCGACCATCACATCCGACGCCGACTGGAGATCGCTAGAAATCCTGCGGACCATGTCAACTGGGAGTAAATCCCGGAGATGGAGTCTGGGTAGCTGA